GAAGTAGCTGCCACATACTCCGCTTCACAAGTAGAAAGGGTGACAATCGGTTGCTTCTTTGACATCCATGTGAAAGCGGTTTCTCCAATGAAAAACACGAAGCCACTTGTGCTTTTCCCGTCATCTACATCTCCACCCCAATCGCTATCGCTATATCCAACAAGCTTGTAATCGTCAGAAATAGAGTAATACAAGCCAAAGTTGATTGTACCTTTGATATAGCGTAGGATCCTCTTGGCTGCCTTGAAATGAGTTATTGTTGGATGCTCCATGTATCGACTCACAACTCCAACTGCGTGTAGGATGTCGGGCCTTGTGCTCGTTAGatatcgtaagcttccaaccaaactcttaaagagtgttggatccacactctctccttcttcttcctttgataACTTGACTCCACATTCCATTGGCGTGCAAACTGGATTTGAGTCATCCATCTTGAACTTCTTAAGCACCTCTTTAGCATAGCCTTCTTGAGTAATGAAGATTCTATTCTCTTCTTGCTTTACTTCAATGCCAAGGTAGTATGACATCAATCCAATGTCGGTCATCTCGAACtcctttgtcatctccatcttgaaatcttcaaacataatcggattgttgcccgtgaatatcaagtcatcaacatataagcatgcaatcaatatatcattgttttgagttttgatataaagtgcatgctcatatggacacttgatgaagcctttctccttgaagtacttatcaatccgagtgttccatgctcttggtgcttgctttaatccataaagcgccttcttcagcctcaagactttgtcttcttctccttcaaccATGTAGCCTTGTGGTTGCTCAATGTAGACTTCTTCCTCAAGGTCTCCATTTAAGAAGGCTGATTTGacatccatttgatgtatcCTCCAACTCTTTTGGGCTGCCAATGAAATGATTAGTCTAACCGTTTCTAAGCGAGCAACTGGAGCAAATACCTCATCATAGTCGATCCCGGCTCTTTGACTATAGCCTTTTGCCACCAATCTTGCCTTGTACCTTTCAACTTCTCCTTTAGAGTTCTTCTTTGCCTTGTACACCCACTTCACACCAATTGCCTTGTGTCCATTTGGAAGTGAAGCTAActcccatgtatcattcttttgaaTCGACTTGATTTCCTCATCCATTGCACTTCTCCATGACTTCTTTTCTTGGGCTTCTTCAAAGTTCATAGGCTCGCAATCCGCAAATAGACAAAATAGAGTAAGATTTTCTTGATTTTCGGTTACCTCGTAGATGTCTTGTAGACTTCTAAAACGTGGAGTCCTTTCACTTGAGctttcatctccttgagaacttgttgttggtgaagttggtggtgtagctggctcttctctcggttgatccacattctcttcttcaaaggatggaaagaagttgtagtcttcattatttgatctccaatcccattctcctttttcatcaaagatgacattccgactaatgattgtcttctttgtttcagGATTGTAGAGCTTGTAGCCTTTGGAGTTAGCGTCATACCCAATGAAGATGTACTTCTCACTTTTATCATCTAGTTTGCTCCGCTTCTCGTCTGGAACATGAGCGTGAGCAATGCTTCCAAAGACTCTTAGGTGTGAGACTCCAGGCTTCCTTCCGCTCCAAGCTTCTTgtggtgtcttttctaaaacactctttgttggagaacggtttgatatataaaccgcacaagcaactgcttctgcccacaactcctttggtagcttcttactcttgagcatgcttcttgccatctcaagtattgtcctattctttctttccgctactccattttgttgaggggtTCTTGGCACCGTCAACTGTCTTCGAATGCCATTATCTTCACAATacttcagaaactccttggacATGAATTCTCCTCCTCGATCTGATCTTATGGACTTGATCTTAAGACCACTTTCCTTCTCAACATGGGCtttgaactttttgaaattttcaaacacttctgatttttgtttcaaaaagtaaacccatgtttttcttgaaaagtcatcAATAAAGAGAAGAAAGTAGTTACTCTTACCAAGTGAACTTGGTTTGATTGGCCCACATACATCTGTATGTATGAGTTCTAGTGGCTTTCTTGCTCTTGTCTCCGACTCCTTTGGAAAACTCATCTTGAATTGCTTTCCAAGTAAGCAACCTTCACACACTTGATTTGGATGATTGATACAAGGTAATTCTTTCACCATTTCTTTCTTGGAAAGTAGCTCTAAGCCTCCGAAGTTGAGATGACCAAATCGAAGATGCCAAAGCCAAGATTCCTCCTTGTAGCACATCTTGAGACATCGTGCAATGTCATTTTGAATGTTTAGGACAAACATTCTATTGCTTGACATTGGCACCTTTGTGATGAGATTATTTGCATTATCTCTTAAAGAAAGGCTATTATCTTTTAGTCGAATGTCATAACCTTTCTCTAAGAGTTGTCCTAGGCTCAAGATGTTGGTCTTCATGCTTGGAATGTAGTAAACATTGGAAATGAATTGATGATCTCCATTCTTCAAGCGGATGAGAATATTTCCTTTACCTTTCACTTCCATCCTCGATTCATCTCCTAAAGCCACATCAGTTTTCACCGATTCATCAAGCTCCACGAACATGCTTTTATTTCCACACATGTGGTTGCTTGCACCACTATCAAGGTACCACTTGTGAACCTCATTTGGTTCATCCTTCTTGTAAGCCATCAATagcatatcttcttctttactcCTTTCTTCAACATAGTTGGACTTCTCTTCAACTCTATTCTTGTTTGGAGTTTTGCACTCAGAAGCATAATGTCCAAATTTTCCACAACTATAGCATTTGATGCTTGATTTATCGTACcttgattttgggtttcctcttcCACGATCTCTTGATGAATTCTCTCCTCTTTGGTTGAAGTTGTCTTCATATGGTCTCCAACCTCGTCCATTTACACCACAACCGCGTCCTCGGAAATGACCGCCACCACGTCTTAGATTGCTTCGGCCACTTTCTTCCTTGTGATCAATTCTCATCTTGAGAACTTGCTCCAcaatatcttctttcttcttcttcttttcttcataagcttGTAGTGATCCAAGAAGTTGCTCCATTGTCATAGTCTCCAAGTCTTTTGTCTCTTCAATAATGGTGACGATATGCTCGAATTTTGAATCCAATGATCTAAGAACTTTCTCCATGATTCTCACCTCATCTAACTTCTCACCATTTCTTTTTAGGTTATTAGTAACCGTCAATACTCTTGAGAAGTAATCTGAGATGAGTTCTCCTTCCTTCATTTGTAATGCTTCAAATTCTCCTCTTAGAGTTTGAAGACGTACCTTCTTAACTTGTTCCGCTCCCTTGTAAGATGTCCGAAGCTTCTCCCATGCTTCTTTGGATGTCTTTGCTCCAGCAACCTTCTCAAATGTATCTTCATCTAATCCTTGATGGATTAGacagagagccttcttgtctctcttccttgAATCTCTCAAACCATCCTTTTGTGTTTGAGATAAACCACCATCATTCTCCGGTTCAACGAAGCCTTTCTCgactatctcccacacatcatgtGCTCCTAAGATAGCCATCATCCTAAGACTCCAATTGTCATAGTTGCTCTTAGTGAGCAATGGAACTTGGAAGGGAACACCATTGTTTGCCATCTTCAAAAGGAACTTctcgctctgataccactttgttggaatgaaaagttttataaagatggagaaagtgtttaaagtgtttgaagagaaagaagttttgtgaagaagaaagattttataacttagaagaggattttattacttgttacaaACTTGAATTATTTCTTGGTGATGCAAAATGAGAAGagagtggaggtatttatagcctccaaagtacaaaatatcttacatattttaatccaaaatctagaaaattctactaaaatatcTAGATAATCTTATcctaattatctagataattctacCAAAATATCTAGATTATTTTATCTTATGGAGGTGGAGATTTTTCTAGACACTTTCTAGAATTTGGGTTAGGCTAAACATGATTAGTGAGTTGTTAGCCCAATAATATGACACAAATCAAGTTTACTTTTCAACACACCCTTGCTACCATAACTTGAGTTAAGCTTTGGTTCCTTTTGTCTCCTGCTCCTTTAACCCTTCAGGCAAAGCAGTAACTAGCCAGCATGCTTTCTTTGTCTCATCTGAGACAAGCCTGCAAACGTACGAACTCATACCTAACGGAGAGAGAGATCACGTGAGTTAAGGGTTTAAGCTTATCCTTGAAACCCTCTTTGTCCATCCAAGGCTCTTGCTTCTCTTTTCAAATGAAACACTATTCAACTCATACTGAAGCTCCATCTGATTAATAACATGTCTTGGATTCAAACTAACTCCACAGGCTGCAAGGAAGAAAGTTAAATACTTTAGTGATGTGCGTGAATGATGGTGAAGATTAGTTTATAGATTTATTTCTTAGTATGTGAATATTGAAGTAGCTCAAATCAGAGATAGAGATAATTAATGATAACTCAGGAACAGAAACAATCCATGTCTTATGAGTCTGAATCGCTGAAAATgaaattctttttgtttttttcatttgaaGATAGATCATTGTTCATCAATTCAGACGAGTTTGACTTTGTGAGATCAAATTGCAGAAgtaatacactacaagaaaaacaCCCAACTCCCGACGGCAACAATTGTCGTAGTCTCGTCGGAATCGACGATGTCCGGTGAATTTCTGAGAAACTACAAATAGTCGGAGTTTGGGTCTCGGAAAATCAAGGTTGTCACTAAATTCTCGGAAAGTTACTGACATATAAATGTTCTCGGTATGTTGTCGGTAAGGTTTGTCGAAAACTTATTGCTAATTTCCGGGATCAAAGTTCCTATGAAACTAAGGATCGCAAAGTCATCGGCTATTTCCTTCAAATTTCTGAGCATTTCTCGTTAAATAGACGGAATGGATATCTGAAAATAATTGGAGATCTCTGAATAATTTCCGACAAAGCTatcaaaactttttaaaaaaattcttcatATCATTTGCCATTTTAGATTCGGGTTCTGCTGAGTTCTTATGTCTTTACCCTGATTTGGGTTCTGTTGTTTTCTCTGTGACAATTCTTAAATCTTTCATGCTCTGTTTTTAAGACAGATCTTAATCGGTCATGCTCTGTTTTTGAGACAGATCTTGAATCGTTCATGCTTTGTTTTGAGACAGTTCTTGAATAGTTTGTGCTCTGCTTTTGTAGCAatcatcaatgtacaaagaaattaaaagaaacagAGTCAAGAGTATTGTGGTATCGTAAGAGACAGAGTAAGGAGAGCTTGATAATACCTGAAAGCTGATAGAGTAATAGCGACAGAGGAACCCATGTCACCAAAGcttaagcaaacaaaaaaaaaaaagacagaggaAGGAACCCAGGAGATGCAATTTTTGATGGGAGAAATATCacgagatatatatatatagaaggaGGTTCGGACGGCGGAGCTATCACGGTTTGTGCtcagaaactaaaatattgaattttaagcGGGAAATTCAATGGATTTCAAATTACAAGGAGGCAAAGTAAATTAGAATCAGAGAAATCTGCGATGACACAGTCCTCGGAAACTTTCGACAGCGGTTCTTCTCGGTAGTTTTCAACGGTGGTTCTCCTCGGAAACTCCTCGACACAATAACTAATGGCGACATGTGCTATCTATTTATTACCGATAATATTCCGTGAAAATTTCCGATCAAATACTGAGACGTCTCATCTGTTGGTATGTACCAAGAACCTCCCGACAACATTTTCTAGAGGTTTCCGAGAAAGTCtgtttctcggaatattccgacgccACTTTCTTAGAAGTTTACGAGAACATTTGTTTGTCGGTAACTGCCTAAAAGATTCCGACAAAACAAGAGTGTTATCGCTATGGCCTTGCTTACTCGTCGGAAATTTTGCGAGAACAATGATTGTCAAAAAAATTAGTCGGGATAcatgatgttttcttgtagtgatatatatatatataataatatatatttattatttcatgatATGTAAAAACcctataatacataaaaattatattataataaacacTTGTATATATAGTGAACATTGTACACGCATTATCTTTAATGAAGATATTTTCACTTTAGTCTCTATGCTAATAAATTCCCTTTTCTTTCGTCAAATCCAAATATGTGGCAATAGGGATTAAACAAAGTGAACTAGTGTGGTTTtgaataaattttctaaaactatAAGCTTTTTGTATGTTTGTTTGTGGAAGTCAAGAACATATTCTACATACAAAGTCAATCATTAATATTGATTCTCTTCCCTTCTGCAGAATTAAGTGATCACAACTTACATATAGAGATCCAATTAACTCCTTTCACATAGTAACGAAATAATCTCGACCAATACCAAGTCAAAGTCAATGTTGTCTCTTATCCTTATATACATCTTCCAACACAACTCATTTTATCAATAAAAGCATAGTCTTCCATTGTTCTATGTACATACGTTCACCTCAGGAGTTAGTTCTTCTCTCCTTAATATTCTCAAGAAAATGCCGATTGGTGAGGTTATTGTAGGGGCTGCTCTTGGAATTActctgcaagtgcttcatgaaGCTATCATAAAAGCACAAGATAGATCTTCAACCACAAAATGTATCTTGGTCCGCCTCGATGCTACAATCTCCAGGATCACTCCGTTGGTGGCTCATGTCGATAAGATCAGCAAAAGAGTAGAAGGTTCTCAGAGGAAAGTCATTGAAGAACTCAAGCGTCTTCTTGAAAAGGCTGTTCCTCTTGTTGAGGCTTATGCAGAACTCAGACGCAGAAACCTACACAAGAAGCATAGGTTtgtatagtttatataatacatgAAATACTTGAAAAGTCTTTGTGATTTCgtaaaatgtttttgtttggtttacaTAATATTTATGTGGTGTTGATATCTAGGTACAAGAGTAGTATCAAAGAGTTAGAAGCTTCATTAAGATGGATGGTAGATGTGGATGTTCAAGTCAATCAATGGCTAGATATCAAAGAACTTGTGGCCAAGATGTCTGAAATGAACACAAAACTCGACAAGATCACGTGCCAACCAACTGATGGTAGTTGTTTCAAGAGCAATGATAGCACATCACCAGTGCTATCACAAAGTAGTAATCTCAAAGCAACAGACGGATCTtcagaggaagatgaagaagaaagccCAAGTAGTGGATCCGAACCAAGGATCGATATCCACCTGCGATGGAGTTcaagaaaaggaagaaaagcTCGTGAGATCCGATTCATGGCCAAGTGATGGCTTAAGCAACAAGTAAAATGAATGCTCATTTGTGAAATatgattatctttttttttttttttttgtggttgtgTGGAATGGAAATGGAATCAtgtacacaaataaaaatgtagtttaccaaaaaaatgtgTAGAAAAgtagaattctttttttttctcaaatctaaaTGTCAAGTGTGTTACAAAATACCAATATAaagaattttataaatgaagGATGTGAGAGGAATCTTatataaacacatatatatgtaGTGAATCAAAAAATACAAGATGTGGTGTCTGAACAATACGGACAAAACAGAGTTTGTCCTCCTTAGCTCTCAAAGAGCATCATAATCTATTTCTCCGCTACTATCAACATCAATCTCAGATTCAGCAAGAAACCATCAAAGCTACGAACATCTGGAATTGTGGCCTCTGAGATGATTTGCATTATATTGTCAAGGCTCTGCATCGGCTGTGCTCTGATTCTTCAAGAACCATTCATGGAATTTGATATCCGGAATACTGATTATCTGCCACAATTGGATCTCTCATCATTTGTCCATACAGAACCCACAATAGCTTTATAGAACCGTAAGACTTACAGTTGCAGGATCAGCCACGAGAATCCTCGATATTAGATGGCGACATTCTGGTGAAAGGTTTAAGTCCTAAGGGATTGAGTATGTGACACTAAGGATTCTCTGCGTTTAAGCAGTTTCGAgaataattaataagaaaaagatGTTTTGAGATATCAAGAAAACTGTTTCTTAAGAAAACGTTATATGTATGATCTTTCGATAATCTGTTGGCTGGTCTGGATTCTCAAATGGATATGCATCAACCAACATTACATAAAGGGTTACGCCACATGAGGGCCCTAGCGACTTTAAAATATGAGAATATTTTAAGCTTTATAGATTACTTGGTCTCATTCTCCACATGAGAGCCCTAGTGGAGAGGAAGGAATTGGTCTCACTGCCACATACTTTGCCAT
The window above is part of the Brassica napus cultivar Da-Ae chromosome C8, Da-Ae, whole genome shotgun sequence genome. Proteins encoded here:
- the LOC125591102 gene encoding RPW8-like protein 3 is translated as MPIGEVIVGAALGITLQVLHEAIIKAQDRSSTTKCILVRLDATISRITPLVAHVDKISKRVEGSQRKVIEELKRLLEKAVPLVEAYAELRRRNLHKKHRYKSSIKELEASLRWMVDVDVQVNQWLDIKELVAKMSEMNTKLDKITCQPTDGSCFKSNDSTSPVLSQSSNLKATDGSSEEDEEESPSSGSEPRIDIHLRWSSRKGRKAREIRFMAK